Proteins from one bacterium genomic window:
- the rny gene encoding ribonuclease Y — MEILIPAIVAIVGLIAGGALGWIIASRAGKSRLQDAEARAQQIIAESNHKSEIILKEADLSAKDKLIQMKQDFERETQSKRHEIHREDKKLAEKESSIERKMDLLRKKERDIQSRERLTAQDEKQLRLKQNELEDLIEHQNRQLEKVAMMSAGEAKALLMNNLENEARAEAAKIIKDIKERAEANAEREARQIIVDSIQRCAADTTAESTVSVVNLPTDELKGRIIGREGRNIRAFETATGVDVIVDDTPDTVILSAFDPIRRETARIALEKLIIDGRIHPARIEETVKKAEKEMDVIIREAGEQACFEVGIHDLDPELIKLLGRLKYRTSYGQNVLLHSIEVAHLSGYIASLLELDPLMAKRCGLLHDIGKSVDKGQEGTHTELGFTIARRYNEKQIVLNSILSHHEDVDAETPYAIITKAADAISGARPGARRETLENYVKRLERLEKVADGFAGVEKSYAIQAGREIRVIVEPEEISDKESSLIASEVAQKIQEELEYPGQIKVTVIRETRAVEYAR, encoded by the coding sequence TTGGAAATTCTTATTCCTGCAATCGTAGCGATTGTTGGGCTTATTGCGGGTGGTGCGCTTGGGTGGATAATTGCGAGTCGAGCGGGCAAAAGCCGTCTTCAAGATGCTGAGGCAAGGGCGCAACAGATAATTGCTGAGTCTAATCATAAATCGGAGATCATCTTAAAAGAAGCCGACTTATCGGCAAAAGACAAATTGATCCAAATGAAACAGGATTTTGAACGCGAAACACAGTCGAAGCGTCACGAAATCCACAGAGAAGACAAAAAGCTCGCCGAGAAAGAAAGCTCGATCGAGCGTAAAATGGACCTTCTTCGTAAAAAAGAAAGGGACATACAATCGCGCGAACGACTCACAGCCCAAGATGAAAAACAACTTCGTTTAAAACAAAATGAGCTCGAAGACCTTATCGAACATCAAAACCGCCAGCTCGAGAAGGTTGCTATGATGAGTGCCGGGGAAGCTAAAGCCCTCCTTATGAATAACCTTGAAAACGAGGCTCGGGCAGAAGCAGCGAAGATAATTAAAGACATCAAAGAACGCGCCGAGGCCAACGCCGAGCGCGAAGCACGTCAGATAATAGTGGATTCAATCCAGCGATGCGCTGCGGACACAACTGCAGAATCGACAGTCAGTGTGGTTAATTTGCCTACAGACGAACTGAAGGGAAGAATAATCGGAAGGGAAGGAAGAAACATTCGGGCATTCGAGACTGCGACTGGAGTCGATGTTATAGTTGACGACACACCCGACACGGTAATCCTTTCAGCTTTCGACCCAATACGCAGAGAAACAGCGCGCATTGCACTAGAAAAACTAATTATCGATGGGAGAATTCATCCTGCGAGGATAGAAGAGACTGTGAAAAAAGCTGAAAAGGAGATGGATGTTATAATTCGCGAGGCAGGCGAGCAGGCCTGTTTCGAGGTCGGAATTCACGATTTAGACCCCGAATTGATTAAACTCTTGGGAAGATTGAAATATAGAACCTCATACGGTCAGAATGTTCTACTTCATTCTATCGAGGTCGCTCACCTTTCAGGTTACATTGCTTCTCTACTCGAATTAGACCCACTTATGGCCAAGCGTTGCGGACTTCTACACGATATTGGCAAATCTGTCGATAAAGGTCAGGAAGGAACACATACGGAGCTTGGATTCACTATTGCTCGTAGATATAATGAGAAACAGATAGTATTAAACTCAATACTATCACATCATGAAGACGTCGATGCCGAAACACCTTACGCCATTATCACCAAGGCGGCAGACGCTATCTCTGGAGCACGACCGGGCGCTCGTCGAGAGACACTGGAGAATTACGTTAAGCGTCTCGAAAGACTGGAAAAGGTTGCTGACGGTTTTGCCGGAGTTGAAAAGTCATATGCTATTCAAGCTGGTAGAGAAATACGCGTCATTGTGGAACCTGAAGAGATAAGCGACAAGGAATCGTCGCTTATTGCATCGGAGGTCGCCCAAAAGATACAGGAAGAACTCGAATACCCCGGTCAGATAAAGGTTACTGTTATTCGCGAAACTCGCGCTGTCGAATACGCCAGATAG
- a CDS encoding cell division protein ZapA encodes MIDENINSKSTMKINIFGKEYSIRSVENSDYVAEVARYVDSKMIEVDRSTASSNPVQVSVLAAMNITDEFFSERQKTQELFSTIDERCKELIERISSVIHQE; translated from the coding sequence ATGATAGACGAAAACATTAATAGTAAATCGACCATGAAAATAAATATCTTCGGTAAGGAATATTCCATCCGAAGTGTTGAGAATAGCGATTATGTTGCAGAAGTTGCGAGATATGTCGATAGTAAAATGATTGAGGTAGATCGAAGCACCGCTTCCTCCAATCCTGTTCAGGTTTCGGTTCTTGCTGCCATGAATATTACCGATGAATTTTTCTCGGAGCGCCAGAAGACTCAGGAGCTTTTCTCTACTATCGATGAGCGTTGTAAAGAGCTTATCGAACGCATTTCTTCGGTTATCCATCAGGAATAA
- a CDS encoding phosphoribosylaminoimidazolesuccinocarboxamide synthase: protein MDQTNEVLYTDLGRKPDYSGKVRDIYDLDDKLLLVATDRLSAYDCILPNGIPGRGNILTEMSVFWFDKVSSIVPNHLISASVDDYPAELHKYRHQLEYRSMLCKKADRIDIECVARGYLSGSGLKEYRKTGKVCGVHLPEGLVESDRLPEPIFTPATKAEQGDHDMNISFEQTADIIGLDLATRLKDLTLEIYSKATEYARSRGIIIADTKFEFGWIDGELSLIDEILSPDSSRFWDVEDYQPGRPQASFDKQFVRDWLTKSGFDGTGQPPSLPPEVIRGTLERYSQVRDRLLS, encoded by the coding sequence ATGGATCAAACAAACGAAGTGTTATATACCGATCTTGGACGGAAACCGGATTACTCAGGAAAGGTTAGAGACATATACGACCTTGACGATAAGCTCCTTTTGGTCGCAACAGACAGGCTAAGCGCTTATGATTGTATTCTCCCAAACGGCATACCGGGAAGGGGTAATATACTCACAGAAATGAGCGTATTTTGGTTTGATAAAGTTTCCTCGATTGTGCCAAATCACCTTATTTCGGCTTCGGTGGACGATTATCCTGCAGAATTACATAAATACCGCCATCAGCTAGAATACAGGTCTATGCTCTGCAAAAAGGCCGACCGTATTGATATCGAATGCGTCGCTAGAGGCTACCTGTCCGGTAGCGGTTTGAAAGAATATCGTAAAACCGGTAAGGTATGTGGTGTGCATCTCCCGGAGGGGCTCGTTGAATCAGATCGCCTTCCTGAGCCAATATTTACACCTGCAACAAAGGCTGAACAGGGCGACCATGATATGAACATTTCCTTCGAGCAAACTGCAGATATTATCGGTCTCGACCTTGCTACTCGCTTAAAAGACCTCACACTCGAAATCTACTCCAAAGCTACCGAATATGCTCGCTCTCGAGGCATTATAATTGCCGATACTAAATTCGAATTCGGCTGGATAGATGGCGAGTTATCGTTGATCGATGAGATACTCTCTCCCGATAGCAGTAGGTTTTGGGATGTTGAAGACTACCAACCGGGAAGGCCTCAAGCTAGTTTCGATAAACAGTTTGTTCGCGATTGGCTCACAAAATCCGGTTTCGATGGCACCGGCCAGCCACCTTCGCTTCCGCCGGAGGTTATCCGCGGCACGCTCGAAAGATACTCACAAGTCCGAGACAGGCTTCTATCTTAG
- a CDS encoding TIGR00282 family metallophosphoesterase — protein sequence MRVLFIGDIFGKPGRMALYENLTAIKEDYSTDFVIANAENIAGGFGITENLCKKLFRYGVDIITTGNHVWDRQDIDSYLEVEKRVLRPLNFPAGTPGFFSTVIQQNEAGAKLAVINAQGRIFMRAIDDPFRGVLAEVERLRKITPNIIVDFHAEATSEKVAMAYFLDGKVSAVFGTHTHVQTSDERILEQGTAALTDAGMTGPHDSVIGVRSELALRLILTGRNVRFSPASKNIRIQGCIVDIDEGSGKALSIERIDISVEESKNMGAE from the coding sequence ATGCGTGTCCTTTTTATAGGGGATATTTTCGGAAAACCTGGCAGGATGGCTCTCTATGAGAACTTAACTGCCATTAAAGAAGATTATTCCACCGATTTCGTTATTGCAAATGCCGAGAATATTGCCGGTGGTTTCGGTATAACCGAAAATCTGTGCAAAAAGCTATTCCGATATGGTGTCGATATTATAACCACAGGCAACCATGTGTGGGACAGACAGGATATCGATTCATATTTAGAGGTTGAAAAAAGGGTCTTACGCCCTTTAAATTTCCCTGCAGGAACGCCGGGATTCTTTTCGACAGTTATTCAACAAAACGAAGCTGGAGCTAAATTAGCGGTAATCAACGCACAAGGTCGGATTTTTATGCGAGCCATAGACGACCCATTTAGGGGCGTTCTTGCCGAGGTCGAGCGGCTACGCAAGATTACGCCGAATATTATCGTCGATTTCCATGCTGAGGCCACATCTGAAAAAGTGGCCATGGCCTATTTCCTCGATGGTAAGGTCAGCGCTGTATTTGGAACACACACACATGTCCAAACCTCAGACGAGCGAATACTCGAACAAGGCACTGCAGCCCTCACCGATGCAGGAATGACAGGTCCACACGATTCGGTTATCGGGGTAAGATCCGAACTCGCATTGCGTCTTATTCTTACTGGCCGCAATGTTAGGTTTTCACCCGCTTCAAAAAATATTCGCATTCAAGGATGTATCGTCGATATTGATGAAGGCTCGGGAAAGGCCCTTTCGATAGAGAGAATCGATATTAGTGTGGAAGAGAGCAAAAACATGGGAGCCGAATGA